The following is a genomic window from Babesia bovis T2Bo chromosome 4 map unlocalized Chr4_1, whole genome shotgun sequence.
TTTGTTtaaaatgatatagataacatcatatatattctgcTTTATATTACGGTTATGTGCAAGTCTGCGTGTATCTCTTATACTAATGaaactaatatatattacacagtTAACTGGTAATGTGTTATACCATGAGCTATCTCAAGGTACTAACGTGGTAATCATGGGAATCATTATGTTATTATACTCTTCACTACCTAGCTGAAATTGATCTAGAATGAGTAAATTCCTAAGCAAGAATTCTTTACTAGGCTGCGCCTTAGTTGGTGGCGTTGTTTACATGAATCGTTATGACTTTTATCGCATGTGGAAATATTTTTTTCATCCGTCATCATACAAAAATGGTACTTGTCTACAAAATGTTTTTCAAATTCTATAGgcaaaaatgatatattacgtATGAGTGAAGGAAATTACAACAAAAAAAACACGACTTTTGAGGCATATATAGATAAAACGAAGATGAAATGCATGAAAGAAACCATTGAATCTTTACGTACTGGCGACCTAATATTCATACGTTATAATCAAGAAAAATTGAATCTCGTTAGCAGATATAAGATCGCTGCCATAAGAGCTTTGTCTAGGGGGAAGATATATGACGAAGTAGGGATAGTATGCAGAAACCAAGGTATGAACTATGTTATCTTCCTTCCGTCTTGTAATTTGAATCTTGTGAATGAtggaatgtgtaacatcGTACCCGATTTGACGAATGAAAAATCGCACTGCGTTCTTATAGATGCCAATCAGCTGATCAAACAACTGGTGCCAGATATGGTCACAGTAAAGCGACTGATATGTGATGAAGCAAAACGAAAAGATATAGTCGAGGCAATGCAAAAACTAGTTAATGCACCCAATCTACCGAAACGTAGTTTCTTTACAGAACTTATCCGGAATTGGAGAAAGGGTAAAAATAAAAGAAAATTAGATTTTGCTGAATATAGACAATGTTTGCAAATAACGAAGTCATATGATGTATTCAATCAGCTGTACAAGATCCAATTAGATGAGAATATATTGGCTGACAATGATAAACCTGGAAAGGGCAATATCTACTACGAAAGTAAAACCCACAAATTTGCCGATAACAACGGAAGCAAGACTAAATTTACAAATGAAAGTGATGACATGGAACGTATTCAGAAACCTTGTAAGGATATCATAGAAGAATTTCAAAAAATTAACAAAAAGAAGCAAAAAATTGATAGCAATTATACCGGGGCCTCCTTTATAATTCGTCTATACGCTCTTTCAGGATTAATGCTTACAAGTGGCCTATTGaatgaaatggaaattGATGAGTTGTTTGCTTTAAATTTTCTTCCTTGTGACGCAAAGGAAACTATCGTACCTAGACTTTCACAACCTTTCCAGGTTTTTGATGGAGCACATTACAGGAGCACCTTTGAAAATCTAAAGCGATGGTCAAATTCAGATGTTTTGAAGAGTAGATTATGACTCTTGTGCAAATGTGGCCTCCGAAGAGGGGGTGTGTGTAGAGCGCAATGGGACCCCCAATGGTCTCCGGCGCAACGGATCAAGCTGTTGGGACATACAAACATTACAGTTTTATAAATGGTGAAACATTAATTCAAAgttaatataatgtgtacACTTATTTTTCTATAAAGTGAAATCGTTACACCGCAACGTACCCATTTTACACATCTATAAGCCATGGAAGAAGAAAATACGTCTAAGTTGGCTATAGGCGACTATGGAATGTCTGCTTGGACACCAAAAAAAGATGATGTGCAAAGCAATTCAGTAGTTGTGCATGGAGGATCCAGACTGCAGCATGGCATTAACTCAGTTGATACTGTCTCCACCTATCGTAGTGATGTGTGTGATGATAACGCAAGGGATAACTATGAAAGGGCCATAAGCGTCTTGGATAGTGCATCTGCCGTTAATGATACCAGAACTGGTCATATTGGACGCAAGGCTTATCCCCTTAAGGATTCAACTGCGAATGGCCTAAGATGGGAATATACAAAATTGTCTCCTGTGAATGGTCTAAGATGTGAGTTTTCACCCCAAAATGGTGCTCCTATAGTCAACAAATCGTTATTCTCTAAGCAAAATGCCAAGATGGTAATTAACCATTTTGAGACTCCCGATGGTTGTAATCTCGTCCCTGAAAAATGTGAAGAGTTGCCAGCTGCAGCACTGTGTTATAGGGATGAATCGTCGAGGTATGTTAACAACTATCCTTGTAGCGCACGGGGAAGGGGACAACTTAAGCCGCTAATTTACCCGAATAACGCCATTGCTACTTCGTATCGTCAATCGTGTGGTAAGGTATTCAAAAAGAACAGACATGATAAGGATATCATGATGCCATCCAACGCGGAGGGTCCCGTCGGTATTTTAGATACTTTTCGTCGAAAAGAACCCTGCATAGCTACAAGTCCAACCACGATAGTTGGGAAAAGAGCGTCTGGTTATTTCTGGCACAGACCTTTCGCTGTAAAGCGAAGAGATAAGGTCCTATTCTTTAGAGGTTTGCCCTATGTAGAAACAGTCAATCCAGACGTTCAAAAATCGTGGCATTTGGAGGCTATATCTGCTCTGACGAGGGAACAATACGCATCGTTAAAGATGACAATGCTACGGTTGAGCAAGAGTGTTACTAATATAGATCCCAAACTGTTGATGATGCTTTCTAAGGGTAGCTGGGAAGTGCTCCAGGAAGGTACATTCGGTACAGTGTATATAGGTTATATAGATGGACTTGGGTATTCTGCCGTCAAGATACCTGTTTCATTTATGGTACAAAATGATCCTGTGGGTGTAATGCGCAGATACGTTAATGAATGGGATATTTTATCGCGTTGTGATCACCCTAACATAGTTAAATTGTGTGGTGGCCTTATTTTTGGTGTATTCGATATCTGGCTATGTACAGAACTCATTAGTGGCGCGGATCTGCATAGCATCAAGTATGACCCAAAATCGAAACGTGTTATAACGCCGCAGGCAAGTCTCAAAATATGTCGGCAGCTTGCGGATGTCGTAAACTACCTCCATACGCCCACAGTGGAACGTGGGAAGATTGTCCACAGAGATATAAAGCCAGAGAATATCATTGTTATGCCGAATTGGGACATAAAACTTTGTGATTTTGGTGATGCTTGGGAAGATGTTGGTCAAAGGGTGGATAATATCTCAGGAGCTACATGGCTTTATGCACCTCCGGAGTTGTTGACCCATAAGTCTATTGTGGTAGATATCGTGGGTGTGGGAGGCGGTGCGGATGTAGATTTAACTGAAGTCTCTGAAAAGTGGGACATATGGTCCATGGGTTGTGTTTTCCAGGAAATGTTCGGTTATGCAGGGCCTTTCCATCATTTGGTAGACGTAAATGATGGACCTACAGAAATATGTGAGAAAATGGTTCACAATGCCATTAATGGTCTTGTCCCCGAGATACCGCATGCTTTAGCCTCAACAAAAATGGGTCAACTTATCGCACAATGTCTTCAGAACGACCCTTCTTTAAGGCCTACAGCTGCCCAAGTATGCGCTGTTCTGCAAGCTCCAGATTTAGTTTTGCTTCATTAAGGAAGCGTTGTTTCAGGTATTGAGCATACTAATTATATGACGTGACCTAAACATAGAACTTGCGGTTTGACAATATTCTTTTCAACACCTGAGTAGTTTTTGAATCTTATTTTCATCATTCATTATCGCCAACAACTGAACGAGTAATTGACCGTGATTTATAACCTGCTTGGTTTGTTAAATAATCACAGGTTATACAACAAATTATGCTATATAGCTCGTCATTGGCCTAATAAAACGTACATGAATGTGGCTGCAAGACCTTCTGGTTGATATGTTACCCCCGCTCATGTTATTGTAGCTAGTTGTCCATTGGCTTCAATAGTATGACACACTCATATACCTTAACGTGTCTGGtaattaaatatatataatgttgcACTTATTAGCTTATATATGAACACAAAAGCAACCAAGAATTAAACAGCCGGTTGTTGGTATATCCTTCCGCGAAGAACAGATACACATGTGTGGCATCAACGAAGTTAACTTTGCCTAACATTGGTTTGCAAAATTCTGTAACAATGCTTTGTACCACTTTTGTATTGTAGTATCTTAAATTTTCAATTACGTGAAGTTTATGAAACCATACACATGGAATCACGTTTTGTCTATGTATAATACGACCCAATAGCCGTTGATCACTGTTTACTTTGGTGGATGAGTCTGGTTTATATAGTTGTTAATTACTTACTGGCGTTTTTATCTGACTAATTGCAAAAATGGCCACTGTAAGTCCAAGGTCATTACTGATCAGATGCGGAGTCGCGGCGGCGATATATTATCTCCCCCAAGATATGGGAGTCTTGGCATTACTAGCAATGAATAAGCGCTCGGTATGttgatttatattttatatcgAATGTTCTAGAATTCGAAACAAATTGCGGGTAGCATAACATCTGGACCATCTACAGGGCAAGTAGATCGCATAATAAAAAATTATATGATGGACAAAGGCTTCAATTCATCAAAGTATCTCATAAATAAAGGTAGAAGATATATAACAGTGGAACTGGCCTGAATCGCATTGGTTTATACAGAGTCACAATTAATGTTCATTGtaatatgtatacaatgatgtttatattaatgGCATACAAATAGCAGacatttgtttttattgtGTTTAACTATTTAGCTATAGGTGATCTATTTTCACGGGAATATGCTCTTCTGCCACAGACCTTGTTTTATTTGCATGAACGGAGCTAGGATGGATTCATTTTCTTTCGTGTTTAGTACTTTTTCCTATAGCTTTTTGATTAAATAACGCAATGTTGCCAACGTCCTAGTACTGTTGTTCAAAAACGTCTATTCTATGACATGATGATCGCAATCTAACAGTCATCCTCCCACAACATAGAGTAAAATGTGGAAATTTTTAAGTAAATAACCTCATGTTCAAAAGATCGATGATGATATAGCTATAGCACTACTTTATCGTCCATCCTGGGCTCCTATTATTCTGAGTTATGTATCTCCCCAAACGTATGTGAGCAAGCAGCCTGCTTTTGCAGTAAATATAAGAGTCATTGTATCTATGTATCGATTGAGCATTGGTGCAATAGTACACGTTTGTGAATTTGCCATTCACATAAGTTGTGATGAGTGGGCAATGCTACACTTCCGGCAATATTTAAATACGTAGAAGATATTATTCTCTTGTGGTGTTCGAACAGTAGGTAGtatatgaaaatgataatatataactcaTGTATTAGAAAAATAATTGCACAGCAGTTCCATTAACACAGGAATTTTGTCAATTAGCAATTCCTATTACGTTATGTTATGTTATGTTATTACACGTTGTATAATGGTAGAGCCTGAAAGATCATGGTCACTCACAGTCTCAAAATCATTCCACTTCATATTCGTCGGAGGAAATCCGCTTAAAATATGGAATGAAGATGTGGGCAACCCACTCTTGTCAGCAATTAGAGAACGAAGCTCCCCAATTGATGTATTATTTCCTACCTTCAAATGGATTTGACGGTTGTCATAGAGTTTTATCCTAATTGTAACGGTTTCGCTTGAAGTCGATTCCATAGAAATGTGCTCGACGTTTGAGACTCCTGCAGATTTACTTAGCGATGTACTTTGCAAGTTGCTTTCCGACGTTTTCATCATATACTTGCGATGTGAATCATCAATCAAGTACACTCTGACATCTTGGCCTTCAGTATGTAACTCTGGCGGTGCCACACCATCCCTAACGGCAGACAAAAATAATGCATTCTCCGGATGATTGAGGGATCTAAATGGGCCTCCATCTACTGTAAATCCATCGGAATATAAATGGACTGTGTGTCCCTCTTCTACGCCTATTGCACTGTTGTGTCCTCCTGCAAAAGAATATGGTTGATGCGTAGCAGCATCATCAAAATCACCAAAAGATCTTATGTTAGACATCGCGAATATTTCATCTACTCGATTATATCAAAATTTTCCTGTGGTTTGTTTACCAATTGGCCTTTCAAAGAGCTAAATTTCGCTGCGTTGAAATACGGATGACGTATATGTAAATTGTTGTCACGATATATTCGTAGATCTTTGTCTTTCTTCTCATCCTTCAATACCAACACGCGCAATACGTGGTCTTCTTGTTTTAATTTACTGTGAATGTGCTTGATTAAACTTGGATATACGCACAGCTCAAACGAAAGAACACTGGCTTCGTGCTTcttctttaagggttgtGCTAACTTCTTCACACCATAATAGTAAATATGTATGTTTTCAGCACCTATATTTATCAGATTATGAGCAATGTATTGAAATCTTTGCTTTATTTTATCCGCAGGAATTGTGTCTAAaagtaaatatatattatagcTAGTTTTCGGAGATAGCAGCAAACCGTCGCGCTTACTCCGTTCAATCCTTTCTAACCGTTCCCTTCTTTTCTCCGTCGTTTCGTTGCATTGGATTATACGTTGACGAATGGTTTTATATAGCTCATGAGTCAGACGACCATAAAGTTTGAATTGCTGCAATGTTCTAAATTTTTATTATTAATAGAACAAACCAGATGTGGAATGCGTTTGTCGATGTGTGATCCCGGTACAATGAAGGAAAGGCGATCTGCCCTTAGGTTATTATTTAGCGTGCGAACACGGATTGAAGGAACGATTGCAGCCAACAAGAAAAAATGACATAATAGAGTTCGTAACATGAATTCCActattattttaaaatcGTTGGCCTTCTATTTGCATTGTACGCCACTTCTATGTGGGTAGCGCACATATGCTTTAGACATATATTTTAGTGTCTACACATCTAGGATTATATATGCCATGGATTGCCTATTATCTAGTTTATATCCATATAAGATGAATGATTCTTTCAAACCAAAAATGTCTCCTTATCTTGACTAGTGCTAGGTTATCGTATCATTGAGAGGACTTCTACAGTGCTCAATATCTTGAAATTTTATTCCAGACCTTAGTCATTCCATAAAATCAATCTATATGAATGGGACCGTAAAATCAACACACAATTTCTTGCTTGATTCTAAATAAACCAGCACCTTAAGATTTAAGACACATTCTAAGGTGGTATTGATTTTATAAGTTTTTATGGCTCTTTATGAATAGTAAGATCATTCTTATATTGCTCGGATTTGTCGTATTTTGGCATTTCATACACTAGTTATCTTCTGTTCATATACAACGTCGCGCATTTGACACATTGTGCTCCGGTTACCTACTGTCATTCATATGGTTTCAATGAAAACGCACAGGCTGGATGATTCTATTGTTATACTTATAAAACATGGTTTACAAgataaatgtgtaactgGTTTTTCATTAAGAACACAATGTAGTATTGAATTCCTAACACAAAGATAAGACTGTATTCGAGGTTATATAATTGGCTCGTgatgttttattataatAATGCGCTATGCACTTCGGCAGAAGTATACGATGAAGTATTGATACGCCAGTATCTAAATGTAGTCGTGGGTTTTAAAGCAACATAATAATGTTGGTATGTGTACACTGTGGATGTGTCGTTCCGACACTGTATCACGACAGCAGTAAAGAGAGTATTTGTTTGGAAACCTGCGATTCTTGTGGTCAGATAGCTGATAAATATGTCGAATGGGACATATACATAACTGCTATCGAGCTGTTTTTGTTGAGAGTTGCAGTGTTTCGtcatttaatatataatttaaaTGCTAATCCAACTTGTCGTGGTATTCGAATTAAAAGAACGCGTATGTCACGTCTATTGTTACTGTTTGCATCCGCTGTGGTATTAGATGGTTACAGAGTAATGGTAACTTGCCGATTTATGGCCATGTCGAAAGAATGGTGTGATATAGATTCACTGCATCAACAGGAAAACGTTCTGGAATATAGTGGACGATTTTTCAAAGATTACGAAATGCCATCCTTAAAGGCACATTCTGATGCTTTCATAATGGAAAATATGACATTATGTAGAGGCAATGAATCAACTACAAATATTCTGCATAATATAGTCCAAGCTATTTTGGCTTCATCCCAAATAAAAATTATCAAGGGGAGAAAAGATATGGGACTATGCGTCGGTGTCAAGAAATCGCGAAGTGTAATTGATAGGTTTTTTCTATTGGCACTAGAGGAACCTTCACTCACTTCCTTTGGTAACCTAACGTGTCAGCATTTTGGAGAGTGGACTACTCTCTTGTTGTGTGCAGTTAAATTGTTAGGATATTGTGCAGCCATTGGACTAATCCATAAGTTATGTAGAAAAGGACGTTTTGAGGGGAAGTCACTAAAAAATGCTTCACGAAGTGAAAGGAAACTCTTATTAAACGTGGAAAATGTATCTTCTACAATAGATGTGATGCTGGGTATACTTTTgtgtatacatattaaGGCCCTTGTTCTAATGATGATTATATGGTATCCAAGGCTTCCAATATTAGGTGCAATAGAAATATATGCCTATTGCAGCAATGTTTTAGCTATCAATGCAGCATCAAATTTGTCAATAAAAACTGCAGCTGCAGGGGTATTATGTGGTATATTTGTAAAAATATCAATTCATTGTGCATGGTTGATGATCCAACATTGAATGTGAATAAAGCTAGACATTCCGTTCGTGGATTGAATAAAACctaaatgatattaaacAAAATTATATTAGAGAGTTGTTAGGCCTAATTTTTTGAGGTCCAAAAAGGGAAAACGCAATAGAATCTTTAGAATGAAGTTACGTTGATGAACTGATACGACAGTATACTCGTTAGACTCATCCACCTGAGATGTGTTATACATTGACCCCTCCTGTCTTTCCATTAAACATAGACGTCCGCTATTATCAGATGAAGCCGTGTGCATTTCAGTGTCACTCACAGTCCAACCAATTGATTTAGGAGTACTATGACCGTTCGTATGTACACCAAATAGAGACCAAACATTCGACAATATAAATGGCGAAGATGGTGGTTTATTCGTTTTTCGTTTTTTTTCTTCAAAGAAATGCTGTACTGAGGGTTTTGATTGTCCATATATATCTGACTGTGTTGTCCAATTGGCAATGTGCGTCTGACCAGTTGTAACTGTAATACAGGGCCTCCTTTTATTTACCTTCGCAGCATCAACATTAACCGACGGAGTGTCATTGAAAGGTTCTAGCGTATTGTTATTGACATCGAAGGGATGAAATCCATCAACATTTAAGGTATCCAGCTCACCATTATATGGGTATATGCGCTTGCCGAAATATTTAGAATTCAGTCTTACAAGTCGCCGATATGATGTCCGATGTAGAAGAATCTGAGGAATAGTCAATCCCGCTTGATGAAGCCATTCATCCATATCTCCTATATCAACACATTCACCCCTCTCGATGAATAAATCTAATTCAGCCTTAAATAAGTGTTCATAGCAGAGAATATCTTGGTCCACATCGGGGTCAGCATCAACGATGAACAAACCGTGTATAGGGAAATGGGTTGCTATGGGCATGTTCACTGTATCTTGTTTCGTTGTTGCATACGTGGGTCCGACTGATTCATACTTTTCCGGTGTTAAACCCCTGCACGCCTTAAACGGACTACACATTTTGATGTCCTTAGAATTCCAAAAAGATTCAGCGGGTGAAGATGGCTTTTTGGATACAACGTTTCGTCTCTTTAACCCGTCTTTTCCGTACGGTTTATAGTTGTCTAGAAATTTTGTAAAAGCAGATGCAATGCCCTTATCGGTTGAGACCTCAACAATCATCTCTTTTTCCTTATGGAAAGATGTGCTTGTTTTTATCTTCATTGACTGTTGCAATTGTCTCTGATTCCTCCTTGTTACAAAACCGTTGATTGCATCCTGCGAGTTGAATAATGGATCAATTTGGTAACTGTGTAATCCATTTGATGATGGGAGGTATGTATCTACATTGCTAGTGCCCTTATGCATGCTTGTCATATGTTCCATTTTTGTTGAGTTATTGCCTGCACTATGCGGATTTCTATATGCTTCATGATGTCTTCCAATGTCACAATTACTGGGGGAATTTTTAACACATGGTAGATCCACTCTGCATTCCACTAGTTCTCCTTCCCATTCGCCATAATTATTCTCGCCCATCATATGTGCCTTGAAAGGACGGCCTTTTGCTGCTCTAGACATCGAATGTTTTTTACTACTTAGGTAAGGCAGTTTGAGATGATGACCATTCATTGATTGTTGATTTGAATCCATCCTTCAAGGAAAAGGTTGGGTGTATCGACGTGTCAAGTGCTCCTTTCCTATTCAACAAAACGAGTTTTTGcaaccagtactaaacaTGTGATATACCAGATGAAGGGTACACAGCGCTTTATTTGTAAAGCTGGTTTCTAATTGATAACACTGTCAAATTTTATCTACAAATAATACTGTATATAGTCAAAATGATCTTTGCAGTACTATATTTCGCCTTTTTAATGGGTTATAATTACGTTTCATACGATAAGTTGTAAATATTAAACAACAAATGCTCTTATAGTGTATAGAATAATGTAAGATTTCTATCCACTGCTTAAATAATAAGCACTTTTAGACATTGTCGAGGAATTAAACATTAACGTATAAATTTAATAATTGTATAGGGCAATTATCTAAGGTTACACAAATAGCAACACAATGTTTTCTCAAGTAACGTGTCGTTAAACTTGCCCTGATGTAGGCTTTGAGACAAGTGGGATTTCATCATTCTGTAAGACCttctatttccttaggtAATCCTTTAATGGTAGGCTATTGTTTGTGTACATAGCGATGACATGCGATAAGTGTAAAAGGGCAATGAAAACATAGACGG
Proteins encoded in this region:
- a CDS encoding serine/threonine protein kinase family protein, producing the protein MEEENTSKLAIGDYGMSAWTPKKDDVQSNSVVVHGGSRLQHGINSVDTVSTYRSDVCDDNARDNYERAISVLDSASAVNDTRTGHIGRKAYPLKDSTANGLRWEYTKLSPVNGLRCEFSPQNGAPIVNKSLFSKQNAKMVINHFETPDGCNLVPEKCEELPAAALCYRDESSRYVNNYPCSARGRGQLKPLIYPNNAIATSYRQSCGKVFKKNRHDKDIMMPSNAEGPVGILDTFRRKEPCIATSPTTIVGKRASGYFWHRPFAVKRRDKVLFFRGLPYVETVNPDVQKSWHLEAISALTREQYASLKMTMLRLSKSVTNIDPKLLMMLSKGSWEVLQEGTFGTVYIGYIDGLGYSAVKIPVSFMVQNDPVGVMRRYVNEWDILSRCDHPNIVKLCGGLIFGVFDIWLCTELISGADLHSIKYDPKSKRVITPQASLKICRQLADVVNYLHTPTVERGKIVHRDIKPENIIVMPNWDIKLCDFGDAWEDVGQRVDNISGATWLYAPPELLTHKSIVVDIVGVGGGADVDLTEVSEKWDIWSMGCVFQEMFGYAGPFHHLVDVNDGPTEICEKMVHNAINGLVPEIPHALASTKMGQLIAQCLQNDPSLRPTAAQVCAVLQAPDLVLLH
- a CDS encoding putative integral membrane protein yields the protein MATVSPRSLLIRCGVAAAIYYLPQDMGVLALLAMNKRSNSKQIAGSITSGPSTGQVDRIIKNYMMDKGFNSSKYLINKGRRYITVELA
- a CDS encoding SEP domain family protein — its product is MSNIRSFGDFDDAATHQPYSFAGGHNSAIGVEEGHTVHLYSDGFTVDGGPFRSLNHPENALFLSAVRDGVAPPELHTEGQDVRVYLIDDSHRKYMMKTSESNLQSTSLSKSAGVSNVEHISMESTSSETVTIRIKLYDNRQIHLKVGNNTSIGELRSLIADKSGLPTSSFHILSGFPPTNMKWNDFETVSDHDLSGSTIIQRVIT
- a CDS encoding Ribosomal protein S6 family protein — translated: MLRTLLCHFFLLAAIVPSIRVRTLNNNLRADRLSFIVPGSHIDKRIPHLQFKLYGRLTHELYKTIRQRIIQCNETTEKRRERLERIERSKRDGLLLSPKTSYNIYLLLDTIPADKIKQRFQYIAHNLINIGAENIHIYYYGVKKLAQPLKKKHEASVLSFELCVYPSLIKHIHSKLKQEDHVLRVLVLKDEKKDKDLRIYRDNNLHIRHPYFNAAKFSSLKGQLVNKPQENFDIIE